The following are encoded together in the Leptospira langatensis genome:
- a CDS encoding EAL domain-containing protein: protein MLLPAQETEILPFFQPILSVEDGQIFAHEVLARKRTGEDIVSAGSLFSPDTELSDFELGELEESLWKRALEKIKVSRSSSKLFLNISPNRLYRELENERIDSFRLLRLAREYEVDPDRIVLEVTEEEFSGSLDSLRIAVDLLRAYGFKIALDDLGSEASGIERVGLLRPDFLKMDLRLIRASSRSPSVRKVMEHIRDLAFSLGASVLYEGVETQEELYFALEGGARFLQGFLLLKPGPELATGKEPSLSIKEMVRFFHQKKMEQMKRELSFERRIRMTLKEFLDPFPVLKIANRFLVDAYTVFRSSKEIHRVYITDSKGTQLSPYYMRTGEDSFRETSHGIGKNWSYLPYFYKQLQDSMRRPEDWGMSDRYFDRDAVKDLIVFSREIEAGAYVFLDVTAPGLH from the coding sequence ATGCTCCTTCCGGCCCAGGAAACGGAAATCCTTCCTTTCTTCCAACCCATTCTTTCCGTTGAAGACGGCCAGATATTCGCTCATGAGGTCTTAGCGCGCAAGAGAACAGGAGAAGATATCGTTTCTGCGGGCTCCTTATTTTCTCCCGATACGGAACTATCCGATTTCGAGTTAGGTGAATTGGAGGAATCGCTTTGGAAAAGAGCATTAGAAAAAATTAAAGTTTCCCGCAGTTCTTCCAAATTGTTCCTGAATATTTCCCCGAACCGATTGTATAGGGAATTAGAGAATGAAAGAATAGACTCTTTCAGATTGCTTCGTTTGGCCAGAGAATATGAAGTAGATCCGGATCGGATCGTTTTAGAAGTCACAGAAGAGGAGTTCTCCGGCAGTTTGGACTCCCTCAGGATTGCCGTGGATCTATTAAGAGCCTACGGTTTCAAGATCGCCTTGGACGATCTAGGTTCGGAGGCTTCCGGAATTGAGAGAGTGGGACTCTTAAGACCAGACTTCCTGAAAATGGATCTGCGTTTGATCCGAGCTTCTTCTCGCTCTCCTTCCGTTAGAAAAGTGATGGAGCATATTAGGGATCTTGCATTTTCTTTGGGAGCTTCCGTGCTGTATGAAGGAGTAGAAACGCAAGAGGAACTCTATTTCGCTTTAGAAGGAGGTGCCAGATTCCTGCAAGGGTTTCTTCTCCTAAAGCCTGGACCGGAGCTTGCGACCGGAAAAGAACCTTCTCTTTCCATTAAGGAGATGGTGCGATTCTTTCATCAAAAGAAGATGGAACAGATGAAACGAGAACTTTCCTTCGAAAGAAGGATCAGAATGACACTGAAAGAATTCCTGGATCCGTTTCCTGTTCTCAAAATTGCGAATCGTTTCTTAGTGGACGCTTACACTGTATTCAGATCTTCCAAGGAGATCCATAGAGTATATATCACGGATTCCAAGGGCACTCAACTTTCGCCTTATTATATGAGAACCGGAGAAGATTCGTTTCGAGAAACAAGTCATGGGATCGGCAAGAATTGGTCTTACCTTCCCTATTTCTATAAGCAGCTCCAGGATTCCATGAGAAGGCCCGAGGATTGGGGGATGAGCGATCGATATTTCGACAGAGACGCCGTCAAGGATCTGATCGTCTTTAGTAGAGAGATAGAAGCGGGTGCGTATGTTTTTTTAGACGTGACCGCTCCGGGCTTGCACTAA
- a CDS encoding DMT family transporter, with amino-acid sequence MFQSQSAKFFLLLVVAMISWGFAWPSAKSIVSSEPAIVIVFWRFLATALSLVPILIWRKDSILLPDRKAVTQVLLGGILYTIYNQFFLLGLSQGLAGAGGVLVTTMNPILTYIMVHAFQRKLPGPKELFGLCIGLLGGFLLLKIWEGDWTLLFQSGNVYFLLCAFSWAILSMNSHSAGQKISPMVYSFYVFAVGTFIDFFLAFPYDLKGVFDNGLNFWIQLLYLSVISTTFGTTVYFYASSRLGSRTASSFIFLVPVTALLGSWVFLGEVPSLSTLLGGLLAIGSVFILNGNHSKKEEVADPAV; translated from the coding sequence ATGTTTCAGAGCCAATCCGCAAAATTCTTCTTACTCTTAGTTGTTGCGATGATCAGCTGGGGGTTCGCGTGGCCTTCCGCAAAATCCATTGTAAGTTCCGAACCTGCCATCGTGATCGTGTTCTGGCGCTTTCTTGCGACTGCGCTTTCTCTCGTCCCTATATTGATCTGGAGAAAGGACTCGATCCTTCTTCCGGACAGGAAAGCGGTCACGCAAGTATTGTTAGGCGGTATCTTATACACCATCTATAATCAGTTTTTCTTATTGGGACTCAGTCAGGGGTTGGCCGGAGCGGGCGGTGTGCTTGTGACCACCATGAATCCTATCCTTACATATATCATGGTGCATGCATTCCAAAGAAAACTTCCCGGTCCTAAGGAATTGTTCGGACTGTGTATCGGGCTTTTGGGCGGTTTTCTTCTTTTGAAGATCTGGGAAGGGGATTGGACTCTCTTATTCCAATCCGGAAATGTTTACTTTCTATTATGCGCATTTAGCTGGGCCATTCTTAGTATGAACAGTCATAGTGCAGGACAGAAAATCTCTCCGATGGTCTATAGCTTTTACGTGTTCGCGGTCGGTACATTTATAGACTTCTTCTTAGCTTTTCCTTATGATCTGAAAGGAGTATTCGATAACGGCCTGAATTTCTGGATCCAACTACTTTACCTTTCCGTAATATCTACAACGTTTGGAACGACAGTATACTTTTATGCGTCTAGCCGATTGGGATCTAGGACCGCCAGTTCGTTTATATTCCTGGTCCCGGTGACTGCATTGCTTGGAAGTTGGGTCTTTTTAGGAGAGGTTCCTTCGCTGAGCACCCTGCTCGGAGGATTGCTTGCGATCGGATCGGTATTCATCTTAAACGGAAATCATTCCAAGAAAGAAGAAGTAGCCGATCCGGCAGTTTAA
- a CDS encoding heme oxygenase (biliverdin-producing) has protein sequence MSLAQLLREGTSGSHTSAENSAFTRCFMKGVLESQSYSKHLEAFYFVYMAMETELEKRKDHPILGRIHFPELYRRNQIEKDMLHFFGPDHSPKASPATEAYSNHIIDIANTSPELLVAHSYVRYLGDLSGGQILKRVAAKALGIEGAKGLEFYEFPEIASPKDFKDKYRKALDELPFSEEEKQNIVQEANRVFRLNQAIFDELEETLISSIGRDRFEEVLASPARH, from the coding sequence GTGAGCCTTGCCCAATTATTGAGAGAAGGAACCTCAGGGTCCCACACTTCCGCAGAAAATTCCGCTTTTACTCGTTGCTTCATGAAGGGTGTCTTAGAGTCCCAAAGTTACTCCAAACATCTGGAAGCCTTCTACTTCGTTTATATGGCTATGGAAACCGAATTAGAGAAGAGAAAGGATCATCCGATCCTTGGCAGGATCCATTTTCCGGAATTGTATAGGAGAAACCAGATCGAAAAGGATATGCTCCATTTCTTCGGTCCTGACCATTCCCCTAAGGCCAGTCCTGCAACGGAAGCCTACTCGAATCATATTATAGATATTGCAAATACTTCTCCGGAACTATTGGTAGCCCACAGCTACGTCCGCTATCTGGGAGATCTATCCGGAGGACAAATACTGAAACGGGTCGCTGCCAAAGCCTTAGGGATAGAAGGCGCAAAAGGTTTAGAATTCTATGAATTTCCGGAGATCGCAAGCCCTAAGGACTTCAAGGATAAATATAGAAAGGCCTTGGACGAACTTCCCTTCTCCGAAGAAGAAAAGCAAAATATAGTTCAAGAAGCAAACCGAGTATTCAGGTTGAACCAAGCGATTTTTGATGAATTGGAAGAAACTCTTATTTCTTCTATTGGCAGGGATAGATTCGAAGAAGTCCTAGCAAGTCCAGCGAGGCATTGA
- a CDS encoding SMI1/KNR4 family protein, which translates to MLQQLIEKLYELTWKKTGNKNELLNPGSQTNSKKFPSQLQKLYSIADGQKEEFPSLFLHYSFMPLADAIQEKEMLDELAIEEKWDEMAEKEGLEDPWWDKDWYPFGDLQRTGDLLVLDKKTGKILEFIHDSPEREEQAESLEAYLEDLIQGLESGELYFDPKLGIVDRGAESFRKFAIDESIEARKKNRWRIDWANINWKQFWLDIAVGDRPEGFGYFGRIIQAFVFAFYVFLIFLFKWIYSHFSG; encoded by the coding sequence ATGCTTCAGCAATTGATCGAAAAACTCTACGAACTCACTTGGAAGAAAACGGGAAACAAGAACGAATTACTCAATCCAGGATCGCAAACGAATTCTAAGAAATTTCCTTCTCAGTTGCAGAAACTATATTCGATAGCCGACGGCCAAAAAGAGGAATTCCCGAGTTTATTTTTGCATTACTCATTCATGCCTTTAGCGGATGCGATCCAAGAGAAAGAGATGTTAGACGAATTGGCAATCGAGGAAAAATGGGATGAGATGGCCGAAAAGGAAGGCTTGGAAGATCCTTGGTGGGATAAAGATTGGTATCCTTTCGGAGATCTTCAGAGAACCGGAGACCTTCTGGTCTTAGATAAGAAAACTGGCAAGATATTGGAATTCATCCACGATTCTCCGGAGCGAGAGGAGCAAGCCGAGTCACTAGAGGCCTATCTGGAAGATTTAATCCAAGGATTAGAATCCGGAGAATTATATTTCGATCCGAAACTCGGGATCGTCGACAGAGGAGCCGAAAGTTTTAGGAAATTTGCAATCGATGAGTCCATCGAAGCACGGAAAAAAAATCGCTGGAGAATAGACTGGGCAAATATCAATTGGAAGCAATTTTGGCTGGATATAGCAGTAGGTGACAGGCCTGAGGGCTTTGGCTACTTCGGAAGAATCATCCAAGCATTTGTCTTTGCATTTTATGTTTTCTTAATATTTTTATTCAAATGGATCTATTCTCATTTTAGCGGCTAA
- a CDS encoding MFS transporter has protein sequence MPWFTLAFVFLAMLPVTMIVPVYKEIVKDRLGGSSYGVAWFQSAAMLGSFLFSPLAGWLSDRLGTRKILIGIFSLVDAIFLALLPFMPSQSSLFVLRFLEGGAHIFVIGLLLTSLSDWEKDKNSRFYNKGILFGIGGTLLTLGGGVGQSLGFLGNDDPVFPFLIGAVILLFIGILSFYTLEQKNISKSDTILWSNARSALGLSPLLLVPILFHFTDRFTVGYFLSSMNIHLREDLGFNPGQVGSLLGTMFLLMSLLSIPSALLSRNWNAISLVWIGSIIYGTAQAVTGFVDSYLGLSVCMIACGIGAGIMYVPTMRLASSLAPRNSNALVMTVFTGFGSFGFLLGPLVSVYLQEGFHSLYDKSSGLEFTGILYGSLEVLLVLSTLPLLARLSKEYV, from the coding sequence ATGCCTTGGTTTACCTTGGCATTCGTCTTCCTCGCGATGCTTCCTGTAACTATGATCGTTCCAGTATATAAGGAAATCGTAAAAGACAGATTAGGAGGGAGTTCCTATGGGGTCGCTTGGTTCCAAAGCGCTGCTATGCTCGGCTCCTTCTTGTTTTCCCCTTTGGCAGGTTGGCTATCGGATAGATTGGGGACTCGCAAGATCTTGATCGGGATCTTCTCTCTTGTAGATGCGATCTTTCTTGCACTTCTTCCCTTTATGCCGAGCCAGAGTTCTTTATTTGTTCTTCGCTTCTTGGAAGGAGGAGCGCATATTTTCGTGATCGGTTTACTTCTCACCAGTCTATCGGATTGGGAGAAGGACAAAAATTCCAGATTCTATAACAAAGGGATCCTATTCGGGATCGGAGGAACTCTACTTACATTGGGAGGAGGCGTCGGCCAAAGCCTAGGATTTTTAGGGAATGATGATCCGGTGTTCCCATTTTTGATCGGAGCAGTCATTCTACTCTTTATTGGTATTTTAAGCTTTTATACATTAGAACAGAAGAATATTTCGAAATCCGACACCATTCTGTGGTCAAATGCGAGATCTGCCTTGGGCCTCTCTCCCCTTCTTCTTGTCCCCATCTTATTCCATTTTACGGATCGCTTCACAGTAGGATATTTCTTAAGTTCCATGAATATACATTTGAGAGAAGACCTAGGATTTAATCCGGGCCAAGTCGGAAGCTTGCTCGGGACCATGTTCTTACTCATGAGCCTTCTTTCTATTCCGTCCGCTCTCTTATCCAGAAATTGGAATGCAATCTCTCTCGTTTGGATCGGTTCCATAATCTACGGGACTGCTCAGGCAGTCACCGGTTTCGTAGATTCGTATCTAGGCCTTTCAGTTTGCATGATCGCTTGCGGGATTGGAGCAGGCATCATGTATGTTCCCACTATGAGACTCGCCTCTTCTTTAGCTCCCAGAAATTCTAACGCATTGGTCATGACAGTTTTCACAGGATTCGGCTCATTTGGATTTCTCCTGGGCCCTCTTGTTTCCGTCTATCTCCAAGAAGGCTTTCATTCCTTGTATGACAAATCCTCAGGATTGGAATTTACAGGAATACTTTACGGAAGCTTAGAAGTTTTACTAGTACTATCAACACTTCCCCTCTTAGCTAGACTTTCGAAGGAATATGTTTAA
- a CDS encoding bile acid:sodium symporter family protein translates to MIRRSFAYLHKHFFYFILVSYILGGILPGLGLAIRDTNFGTFTFLDGGKIKVSLSLVLLSLLLLNAGLGIKTSELLHLFKKPILLFVGLFANLSIPILFTFFISFLMILWHNPDEVQNILVGLALIASMPIAASSTAWSQKSNGNLALSLGLVVFSTILSPVTTPIGLHSIGFITTGDYSEDLHEIAGQGVGAFLFLSVLLPTILGIGLHFLLPKDSAEKVKKPIKEMNLLTLLILNYSNASVVLPQVFTNPDWDFLFVILLITGGLCSFSFFIGFVIARIFKTSGSEKSSLVFGLGMNNNGTGLVLASLSLADHPSVMLPIIFYNLVQHIVASYTDSKLSKEKKEL, encoded by the coding sequence ATGATCCGAAGATCCTTCGCTTATCTTCATAAGCATTTCTTTTATTTCATTCTTGTCTCGTATATTCTTGGAGGCATTTTGCCTGGGCTCGGGCTAGCCATACGAGATACCAATTTCGGGACATTTACCTTCTTGGACGGAGGAAAGATCAAAGTATCCCTTTCTTTGGTGCTCCTCTCTCTTCTGTTGCTAAATGCGGGCTTAGGAATTAAGACTTCCGAACTTTTGCATTTATTCAAGAAGCCCATTCTTCTTTTTGTAGGATTGTTTGCGAACCTATCCATTCCGATCCTATTCACCTTTTTCATTTCTTTTTTAATGATCCTCTGGCATAACCCCGACGAGGTACAAAACATCTTAGTGGGCCTCGCTCTTATCGCCTCTATGCCGATCGCCGCTTCCTCCACTGCCTGGTCCCAGAAATCGAATGGCAATCTTGCTTTGAGCTTAGGACTCGTAGTCTTCTCCACAATCTTGAGCCCGGTGACCACTCCGATCGGATTGCATTCTATCGGCTTTATTACTACGGGAGATTATTCGGAAGATCTGCATGAGATTGCGGGACAAGGAGTAGGAGCATTCTTATTTCTGTCGGTCCTTCTTCCCACAATATTGGGAATAGGACTTCATTTCTTATTGCCTAAGGATTCCGCGGAGAAGGTAAAGAAGCCGATCAAGGAGATGAACTTATTAACTCTACTTATTTTAAATTATTCGAATGCTTCTGTGGTTTTGCCTCAGGTATTTACAAATCCGGATTGGGATTTTCTTTTCGTGATTCTACTGATCACAGGGGGACTTTGCTCCTTCTCCTTTTTTATAGGATTCGTGATCGCTAGGATCTTTAAGACTTCCGGTTCGGAGAAATCTTCCTTGGTTTTCGGTTTAGGAATGAATAATAATGGGACTGGGCTTGTGCTCGCTTCTTTAAGTCTGGCGGACCATCCTTCCGTAATGCTTCCCATTATCTTTTATAATTTGGTCCAGCATATAGTGGCAAGTTATACGGATAGCAAGCTCTCCAAGGAGAAAAAGGAATTATGA
- a CDS encoding serine/threonine protein kinase, whose protein sequence is METPGKEFYNRLDIDSVLTAVEDAGFPVSGHCLALNSLENRVYDVGLEEGGRLVVKFYRPARWSLSQILEEHSFLKELEEAEIPVIAPMQLENGVTVRETKGIYYTLWPLQKGRLVEELTEENLPILGRLLARIHNIGASRPSQHRLHLDLKNFGEEPLRFLQEKEFLPKFLQSRHETACRQVFRRYSEVSKSIPTHRIHGDCHKGNLIQTKDGFCFIDFDDFVTGPAVQDLWMLLPFGDSRSDYERELFLSGYREFREFSDTWFDLVEPLRGLRYIHYSAWIAKRWEDPSFPNAFPHFGTDEYWEKETTDLERLAFQLPQSIEERSFTQKNEESELTNKDFFWDLE, encoded by the coding sequence ATGGAAACCCCCGGCAAAGAATTCTATAATCGACTGGACATAGACTCGGTTTTGACAGCGGTAGAAGACGCAGGATTTCCGGTCTCCGGCCATTGCCTTGCCTTGAACAGCTTGGAGAACCGAGTCTACGATGTAGGCTTAGAAGAAGGCGGAAGGCTTGTCGTAAAATTCTATCGCCCCGCTCGCTGGTCACTTTCCCAAATATTAGAAGAACATTCTTTTCTAAAAGAGCTGGAGGAAGCTGAAATCCCGGTGATCGCGCCGATGCAATTGGAGAATGGGGTCACTGTCCGAGAAACAAAAGGGATTTATTATACACTCTGGCCGCTCCAAAAAGGAAGATTGGTAGAAGAGTTGACCGAAGAGAATCTTCCCATCCTAGGAAGGCTACTTGCAAGGATCCATAATATAGGCGCTTCTCGCCCTTCTCAACATAGACTCCATCTAGATCTCAAGAACTTCGGAGAGGAACCTTTGCGTTTTTTGCAAGAGAAGGAGTTCCTACCAAAATTCTTGCAATCGCGCCACGAGACTGCCTGCCGACAGGTCTTTCGCAGATACTCCGAGGTCTCCAAATCGATTCCAACTCATAGGATCCACGGAGATTGCCATAAGGGAAACCTGATCCAAACCAAGGACGGGTTCTGCTTCATCGACTTCGACGATTTCGTAACAGGACCTGCCGTTCAGGACCTCTGGATGCTTCTTCCTTTCGGAGATTCCAGATCCGATTACGAAAGAGAACTATTCCTCTCCGGCTACAGAGAGTTTCGGGAATTTTCCGATACTTGGTTCGATCTGGTAGAGCCGTTGCGAGGCCTGCGCTATATTCATTATTCTGCATGGATCGCAAAACGATGGGAAGACCCTTCCTTTCCGAACGCCTTCCCCCATTTCGGGACAGACGAATACTGGGAGAAGGAGACGACCGACTTAGAACGATTGGCCTTCCAACTTCCACAATCGATAGAAGAGAGATCTTTTACCCAGAAGAATGAAGAAAGCGAACTTACAAATAAGGACTTCTTCTGGGACTTGGAGTGA
- the plsY gene encoding glycerol-3-phosphate 1-O-acyltransferase PlsY codes for MNELFILFLPASFLIGAIPFGFLAAKLYGIDIREKGSGNIGATNVTRLLGWKVGLPVLLLDILKGATPPLAVLLLFGESQQILVLCSGVAAVLGHMFSPFLRFKGGKGVATSFGVFAVLAPGPILITLIVFLSLRKIFGFVSIGSIGGAITLPISYYLLALMDGRNFATPVFWAICFTSGIILLLHKANFIRLLQGKEFASDKEKYGKSLRS; via the coding sequence ACTATTTATCCTATTTCTGCCGGCCTCCTTCTTGATCGGAGCAATTCCCTTCGGATTCTTAGCAGCGAAATTATACGGAATAGATATCAGGGAAAAGGGAAGCGGTAATATAGGGGCGACTAACGTTACTCGGCTATTGGGCTGGAAAGTGGGTCTTCCCGTACTTCTTTTGGACATACTTAAAGGAGCAACTCCTCCTCTGGCTGTTCTTTTGCTATTTGGGGAATCCCAACAAATCTTAGTATTATGTTCTGGGGTCGCGGCGGTGCTCGGGCATATGTTCTCTCCTTTCTTAAGATTTAAAGGGGGGAAGGGCGTGGCCACAAGCTTCGGAGTATTTGCTGTACTTGCTCCCGGTCCTATCTTGATCACTCTGATCGTATTCTTGAGCCTGAGAAAGATCTTCGGGTTCGTATCCATCGGTTCTATTGGCGGGGCAATCACTCTTCCGATCTCCTACTACCTTCTTGCACTCATGGACGGAAGGAATTTTGCAACACCGGTTTTCTGGGCGATCTGCTTTACAAGCGGTATTATACTCTTATTACATAAGGCAAATTTCATCCGGCTCTTGCAGGGAAAGGAATTCGCTTCCGATAAGGAAAAATACGGAAAGAGTTTAAGATCTTAG